In Solanum pennellii chromosome 3, SPENNV200, a single window of DNA contains:
- the LOC107014689 gene encoding pentatricopeptide repeat-containing protein At5g61990, mitochondrial: MNLVLSKRILTIYNWSCRRRVIKKSMRYTHSKSTPEEISTILKDKISASKSTAEEISTILKLKNWKLLLESSEIPKKLNADVVQFVLDGNKLLVNPKRLLDFFDWSNQKVGMAHIDSFSILALALCNSNNFAPAQHVFDEMIQRRFSVRDIASSLVKCYRECDKFNSQTVVFELPIDACRKKGMLNEAVSMFLGIKNEGFFPSLLCCNTLLNELLNGNKMELFWKVYEGMLESKMSLDVYTYTNVINAYCKVGNVKDAKRLLHDMGEKGCNPNLVTYNVVIKGLCGTGTVDEALMLKSLMEGKGLVPDIYTYSTLIDGFCKKKKSREAKRILDEMYEVGLNPDHFAFTALIDGFMKEGEVDEAFRIKDEMVERGKSLNLMTYNSIINGLCKIGQIDKAVTIKADMIEMGISPDVQTYNYLIEGYGRKNNMDKASELLVEMTDRNLVPSAYTYGVLINAFCNAGDLCQAILILEKMIAAGVRRNAIIYTPIIKGYVEDGKFEEAKHILQDMWQDGILPDIFCYNSIVSGLCKVGRIDEAKACLVEIEKRRLRPNSFTFGPFISWYREAGNMQVAEKYFWEMIDRGIAPNYVTFACIIDGYCKYGNISQAFSVLNRMLEIGRLPNVQLYGILINALSKNGKLSDAMDVLSELYNKGLVPDVFTYTSLISGFCKQGNLEKAFLLLDEMSQKGVRPNIVTYNSLIGGLCKSGDLSRAREVFDGISGKGLAPNSVTYTTIIDGYCKAGDLDEAFCLSDEMPLRGVQPDAFVYNALLHGCCKAGEIEKALSLFHEMVEKGIASTLTLNTLIDGFCKLGRLSEALELVKGMSDMHILPDHVTYTILIDYCCKNEMMKVAEELFQTMQGRKLIPTIVTYTSLIQGYHRIGEKLKVFSLFEEMVARGIKPDEVVYSSMVDALYREGNLHKAFSLWNELLDKGLLKGHVSESLVGSWCEKGEISALLASLNEIGAQGFVPSLAMCSTLAHGLNQAGYSEILPMFVETMVKFSWISNSMTSNDLIRHCQIDEHTESISNSPKQSAL, from the coding sequence ATGAATCTCGTATTATCGAAAAGGATATTGACTATATACAATTGGAGTTGTCGAAGACGTGTAATCAAGAAATCAATGCGCTATACCCACAGTAAATCAACACCTGAAGAAATCTCGACGATTCTGAAAGATAAGATTTCGGCAAGCAAATCAACAGCGGAAGAAATATCGACGATTCTGAAACTTAAGAACTGGAAATTACTTTTGGAGTCGTCAGAAATCCCTAAAAAGCTAAATGCAGATGTGGTTCAGTTCGTTCTTGATGGGAACAAATTGCTTGTCAACCCTAAACGTTTGCTCGACTTCTTTGACTGGTCGAATCAGAAAGTGGGTATGGCTCACATTGATTCTTTCTCCATTCTTGCATTGGCTTTGTGTAATTCGAACAATTTTGCACCTGCCCAGCATGTGTTTGATGAAATGATTCAGAGACGATTTTCAGTAAGGGATATTGCTAGCTCGTTGGTTAAATGTTACAGGGAATGTGATAAGTTTAACTCACAGACTGTGGTGTTTGAGTTGCCAATTGATGCTTGTAGGAAAAAGGGTATGCTAAATGAAGCTGTTTCTATGTTCTTGGGTATTAAAAATGAAGGCTTTTTCCCGAGTTTGTTGTGTTGTAATACGTTGTTGAATGAATTACTAAATGGTAATAAAATGGAACTGTTTTGGAAGGTTTATGAGGGAATGCTGGAGAGCAAGATGAGTCTTGATGTTTATACATACACCAATGTGATCAATGCTTATTGCAAGGTTGGCAATGTTAAGGATGCTAAAAGACTTCTTCATGACATGGGAGAAAAGGGGTGCAATCCAAATTTGGTTACATACAATGTGGTTATCAAAGGCTTGTGTGGGACAGGTACAGTTGATGAAGCTTTGATGCTAAAGAGCTTGATGGAAGGAAAGGGATTGGTTCCGGATATCTATACCTACAGCACACTCATTGATGGCTTCTGTAAGAAAAAGAAGTCCAGGGAGGCAAAACGGATTTTGGATGAAATGTATGAAGTAGGTCTGAACCCGGATCATTTTGCATTTACTGCGTTAATTGATGGATTCATGAAGGAGGGTGAGGTGGACGAGGCATTTAGAATAAAGGATGAAATGGTTGAACGTGGGAAGAGTTTGAATCTAATGACCTACAATTCTATCATAAACGGGCTTTGCAAAATTGGCCAGATTGACAAAGCAGTAACTATCAAGGCTGACATGATTGAAATGGGCATATCCCCTGATGTGCAAacatacaattatttaattgagGGCTATGGTCGCAAGAATAACATGGATAAGGCTTCTGAACTTTTGGTTGAGATGACCGACAGAAACTTGGTACCTTCAGcctatacttatggtgtgctgaTTAATGCTTTCTGCAACGCTGGAGATCTCTGTCAAGCGATTCTTATTTTGGAGAAGATGATTGCAGCTGGTGTGAGACGAAATGCTATCATCTACACCCCCATCATAAAAGGTTACGTAGAGGATGGTAAATTTGAAGAAGCAAAACATATTTTACAGGATATGTGGCAGGATGGTATATTACCTGATATCTTCTGTTATAATTCAATTGTTAGTGGGCTCTGCAAGGTGGGAAGGATAGATGAAGCAAAAGCGTGTCTCGTTGAAATAGAGAAGAGAAGACTGAGACCGAATTCATTTACTTTTGGGCCTTTTATTTCTTGGTATAGAGAGGCAGGGAATATGCAAGTTGCAGAAAAGTATTTCTGGGAGATGATAGATCGTGGTATAGCGCCTAATTATGTCACCTTTGCGTGTATCATTGATGGATACTGCAAATATGGGAATATATCACAGGCATTTTCAGTATTGAATCGCATGCTTGAAATAGGTCGACTGCCAAATGTTCAGCTTTATGGTATTCTTATCAATGCCCTCTCAAAGAATGGGAAATTGTCAGATGCCATGGATGTTTTATCTGAACTCTATAATAAGGGTCTAGTTCCTGATGTGTTCACTTACACCTCACTAATTTCTGGTTTCTGTAAGCAGGGTAATTTGGAGAAGGCTTTTCTACTTCTTGATGAAATGAGTCAGAAAGGCGTTAGACCAAACATCGTCACTTATAATAGCTTAATAGGTGGTCTTTGCAAGTCAGGTGACCTATCGAGAGCTAGGGAAGTGTTTGATGGTATCTCTGGAAAGGGTTTAGCACCAAATAGTGTGACATATACTACAATCATTGATGGTTATTGCAAAGCTGGTGATCTAGATGAGGCATTTTGCCTTTCAGATGAAATGCCTTTACGGGGTGTTCAACCGGATGCCTTCGTATACAATGCTCTTCTTCACGGATGCTGCAAGGCAGGAGAGATAGAGAAGGCATTGTCATTATTCCATGAAATGGTAGAGAAGGGAATTGCATCTACTCTTACTCTCAATACATTGATTGATGGATTTTGCAAGTTAGGTAGATTGAGTGAAGCACTGGAGTTAGTGAAGGGCATGTCTGATATGCACATCCTGCCTGATCATGTAACTTACACCATTTTAATTGACTACTGTTGCAAGAACGAAATGATGAAAGTAGCAGAAGAGCTTTTCCAAACGATGCAAGGGAGGAAACTGATACCAACCATCGTGACTTACACTTCACTCATACAAGGTTATCACagaattggagaaaaattgAAGGTGTTTTCACTATTTGAGGAAATGGTGGCAAGGGGTATTAAGCCTGATGAAGTAGTCTACAGCTCGATGGTTGATGCACTTTACCGAGAAGGAAATCTACATAAAGCTTTCAGTCTTTGGAATGAACTTTTGGATAAAGGTCTTTTGAAAGGACATGTAAGTGAATCATTAGTGGGGTCTTGGTGTGAGAAGGGAGAAATTTCGGCATTGTTGGCATCACTCAATGAAATAGGAGCGCAAGGTTTTGTACCTAGTCTTGCTATGTGCAGTACTTTAGCCCACGGATTAAATCAAGCAGGATATTCTGAAATATTACCTATGTTTGTGGAGACCATGGTAAAGTTTTCCTGGATCTCCAATTCCATGACTTCAAATGACTTAATCAGACATTGTCAGATAGATGAACATACTGAAAGTATTAGCAACAGTCCGAAGCAATCTGCCTTATAA
- the LOC107014690 gene encoding GDP-mannose 4,6 dehydratase 1 encodes MASDRSESTGDSNGDRRKVALITGITGQDGSYLTEFLLDKGYEVHGLIRRSSNFNTQRVNHIYIDPHNVHKARMKLHYADLTDASSLRRWIDTIQPDEVYNLAAQSHVAVSFEIPDYTADVVATGALRLLEAVRSHISATGRSNIRYYQAGSSEMFGSTPPPQSESTPFHPRSPYAVSKCAAHWYTVNYREAYGIFACNGILFNHESPRRGENFVTRKITRAVGRIKIGLQSKLFLGNLQASRDWGFAGDYVEAMWMMLQQEKPDDYVVATEESHTVEEFLEEAFGSVGLKWSDHVVIDKRYFRPTEVDNLKGDSSKARKVLGWKPKVGFKQLVKMMVDEDVELAKREKVLVDAGYMDAQQQP; translated from the coding sequence ATGGCATCCGATAGATCTGAATCGACCGGAGATTCCAATGGCGATCGCCGGAAAGTAGCTCTGATCACCGGCATTACTGGCCAAGACGGGTCGTATCTGACTGAATTCCTTCTCGACAAGGGCTATGAAGTTCATGGACTGATTCGTAGATCCTCCAATTTCAACACCCAACGAGTTAATCACATCTATATCGATCCTCACAATGTCCATAAGGCACGCATGAAGCTTCACTATGCCGATCTTACCGATGCCTCTTCTCTCCGCCGTTGGATTGATACAATTCAGCCTGATGAGGTTTACAACCTCGCCGCACAGTCTCATGTTGCCGTCTCCTTTGAGATCCCTGATTACACCGCCGACGTTGTCGCCACCGGTGCTCTCCGTCTTCTGGAGGCTGTCCGTTCTCACATTTCTGCTACTGGAAGATCAAACATCCGTTACTACCAAGCTGGTTCATCTGAGATGTTCGGATCCACCCCACCGCCGCAATCTGAATCTACACCCTTCCACCCTAGATCCCCTTACGCTGTATCTAAGTGCGCCGCGCATTGGTACACTGTTAATTACCGAGAAGCGTACGGGATCTTCGCCTGTAATGGGATCCTGTTCAATCATGAATCTCCCAGGCGGGGTGAGAACTTTGTCACTAGGAAGATCACTCGTGCTGTGGGTCGGATCAAGATCGGGCTACAGAGCAAGCTGTTTTTGGGGAATCTGCAGGCATCCAGGGATTGGGGTTTCGCTGGGGACTATGTAGAAGCAATGTGGATGATGCTGCAGCAAGAGAAACCGGATGATTATGTGGTAGCAACGGAGGAGTCTCACACGGTAGAGGAGTTCTTGGAAGAGGCATTTGGTTCTGTAGGGTTGAAATGGTCGGATCATGTGGTGATTGATAAGAGGTACTTTAGGCCTACAGAAGTTGATAATCTTAAGGGTGATTCGAGCAAGGCGAGGAAAGTTTTGGGATGGAAGCCCAAAGTTGGATTCAAACAACTTGTGAAGATGATGGTAGACGAGGATGTCGAGTTGGCTAAAAGGGAGAAGGTTCTTGTTGATGCTGGTTACATGGATGCTCAACAACAGCCTTGA